The following nucleotide sequence is from Melioribacteraceae bacterium.
ATCTAAAACAGAAATACCATTTGCCGTGCTGAGAAAAAGATGATTGTTAAATTCAACGATACCGAATATCACAGAATTACCAAGTCCGTGCTGCTCCGATATTAATTCGAAAGTCCCATCATCACGATTAAATTTATTCAATCCGCCGCCGGTTCCAATCCATAGATTTCCATAAGCATCTTCGCAATAACTAAAAACATAATTGTTTGATATTGTATTAGGGATTTCCGGATCATTTCTAAAAATCCTAAACGTATTTGTCTTTGGATCGTATTGATTCAAACCGTTATATGTCCCGGCATAGATATAACCTTTTGCATCCTCATAGAGAGATAAAATTGTATTGCCGGTAATATCATTATTGATTGCGGGATCATCAGTAAGCCGTATAACTTTATCAGTTGTTTTGTCAATTTTGTTTAATCCGAAATTTGTTCCTGCCCAAATATTGTTTGAGCTATCTATCAATAAACAAATTATTGGTCCGGCTGTTAATGAATTTTCTTCTTGGGGATTATGAGTAAAATGTTTTTCAATATTGAGAGAATTATCCGTCAAATATAAACCGGAATTTGTACCAATTAAAAAGTTGGTTTCAGAAATTTGCTTAATCGAAAAAATCGATTTGTTTAAGAAGTAGTTCTCGAAGGAATTGTTTTGTTTATTGTGCTTTGATAAACCTGCATTTGTACCGATTAATAATTCATTATCATTAACCGGTAATATTGAGCTGACAATATTACCGGGCAATTTAGTTAAGTCATGTTCATTATAGTTAATTGATTTGAAAACATTCTCACGGGAAAATATTTTATTTATTCCACCGGTATATGATCCAATCCAAATTGTTCCTTCGCGATCTTCAACTATAGAAACTACCGCCCCTCTATGAATTTTATTTTTTCCCGTATCGGAAGAAGAAAATATATGTACTTGCTCTAATTCGTAGTTTAATACTGCAACAATTCCAAGCGAACCGAACCATACATTGTTTTTAGAATCGACAAAAATTTCAGTAATATTTTGAATTGAGTTTATTTCGGGGAACTTATCGGAAATTACTTCATGTTCGTGAGTGCTTTCATCATAGCGAATTATTTTTCCGTCAGAGTAGATCCATGCAATATGATTTTTAAAGTAAACTGAACGAACTTTGTCTAAATCCAAAACTTCAAAGGAATATTTGCTGAATGAATTTGAGATGTCATTGTATTTGTAAAGCGTATAAGATTTTGAAATTAAGAAAATCTCGCCGGAAGAGTTTATTGCAAACTTTTTTTCTCCATTTACCTCATCGTTGTTCTCAAAATCATTTACGAAAATGGAAGAACCATTTTTTTGATCAAGAACTATTATTCCATAATTATCTGTAGCAATCAATATTTTCCCATTTTCAGACTGCTTTATATCCCAGACAATTCCATTGCATTCATCAACTAAATTCAGCGAGGAAGGGGTGTACCTTGTGAACTTGTTCTTCTTTATATCGAATTTGTTAAAACCGCCTCCAAAAGTTGCAATCCAAAAATTTCCATCTCTATCTTCGAAAATTTTTGTCACATCATCGTTTGATAATGAATTCTTATTGTTCGGTTCGTGACGGTAAACATTTGTGTGAGCACCCATGTAGTGGACTAAACCGTACATGGTTCCAAACCAAAGAAAACCTTTACTATCTTTATAAATATTATATACAGTTTGGTGAGAGATGCCTTCTTCAAATGAAAATGACGAGACCTGTAGATTTTGAAAGACATGATCATTTTTTGCAGTAAGAAAAATTGCGAGGATGATAAATAGAAATACTAAAGTGATTTTATTCATTGTCCATAATGTGTTAATTATGGCAATAATATAAAGCATTAGAATGAAAAATGAATCACCCGAATGGGGTAGTTATAATCCAAACGGAATTTTACCGGTAAGTTTTAGAACTCCCTTTAAACATTTATGGGGGAAATCAACTTTACCAACGTACATCATCGGGCATCCGCGCGGAATTAATTCAATGTCGTTTTCATTACAGTATCTCTCAGCTTCACTATTATAACTTCCGTTACCGATTGAACTATGGATCCACGCATATTTGATTCCGGCTTCTTTGCAATCTTTCAAAACACTCATCGTAACCGAAGGAGACGTATTGATGAAAACTCCATCAACAGGTGAAGGAATTGATTTTAAATTAGGATAACATTTATCGCCCTCAATCTCAACCGCATTAGGATTAACGGCAAAAACATTATACCCGTTATCTTTGAATTTCTTATAGATGATGTTCCCTGTTTCGGTCGCGGGTTTTCTTGAAACTCCGGCGACGGCAATATTTTTTAGTGAAATAAACTTTTGGATTCTTTCATTAATTGGATTCATTTTTATGCCGGTCTGTTGTCTGCGGATAAATCTTTTATTGGTTCTCTGGCTTCAAGTAAATTCTTGACATTTTTGATATCGAGCACCCACTTGTTTAAATAAGAGATTAAATTCTCTGTATAAATTCTCGATTGTTCAAAATCCTGAGTTGCCGGTTTATGCTCGATTGCATCAATCAAATCAGAATAAACATCATTAAGAATTAGTATTTCATTTTCGAATTCATTGTTCATAAGTTCACCTTGTCTTTATCAATTTACTAAACAAAAATAACACAACTAAAAAATAAAGACAAGAATGACTTTTTATAATTCTCTTGCAACAACAACAACTTCTTTAAATGTATCGGTTGTTCCGCTTGCACTATTCAAAGCTTCGATAAACAAAATATATATTCCTATTTTAAGCGGTTGACCGTCATCACTGTAACCATCAAATATAATTGAACCTTGACTTCCCCAAATATTGTCTTCGTTTATTGTCCGGACTTTTCTTCCTTTTGAATCAAACACTTTTATTTGAATTGAAGTTACCTCGCGCGGAAGATTGTAATTTATAATTACGAAATCTTCATATCCATCTCCGTCGGGAGAAAATGGATTTGGTGTGACGGAAATAGTTTTATTAGATGATTTGTTGTCAATAAAAATTGAATTTGATTTACCCGGAGTTGCGCCCTCACTTGCAACCGATGTTGACCAATTGTTGTTATCGTTTCCATCCAAGAAAGGATTGATTCTTTCCAAACTTTTATTTCGTGTTGAAATTGTTTTTTGATTATGCCAAGAATTTTCGTAATGAACAGAATCAACAGTATTTCCGAATGCATCGGTAATGATAACTAAATCATCCGAGTTGTTGAGACTTAAATTTCTGTTCGCAATTATTAGCTGATTAAAAGCACTTAGCTCGGGATAATTAATTAGTATTGAAGAATCTCCCGCAACAATAAAATATGATTTAGGAGAAACCACGAAGCTCGTTCTACTTAGATTAGTCCTATTGTTTGATTCATCTGCAACAATCCAATTTGCAATTTCTATGAATTCATCAGAGGTATTAAAAAATTCTATGAACTCGGAATTATCGGTTTCCGGGTTAAACATAATTTCATTAATTACAATTTTCTTTTCATCAATTGGAGTCACATTTACAGTTGAGTTTGAAATCCCGGGTGTAGAACCACCAAGCATAATTGAAGGAAGCCAGTTTGATCTATCGTTTGTTGGTAATGCCAGAGAAATTCTTTCTAAAGAAATTCCGGCTCCTGCACCCCAAGAAGAAAAATATTTCAGACTATCTATGAGGGCACCTCTAAAATCAAAAATTGTTACAATGTCTTCCGTAGTGTTCATCGTTCCGAAATCGACTTGAAAAATATGTACACCGGGCATTGGTTGAAATTTACCGCCTGAGGTATCATCTGCAACAATTATATATTCACCCGGCAGAATAGTAATATCTTGATCGGTTATTGTTCTTGGTGAATTGTAAGTACTTCCTTCGGCAATTTTCCAATCTTTGATATTAATACTCGTGTTGGTCGCGTTTATAAGCTCAACCCACTCTGTGCCATCGCTAGTCGGGGCATACAATACTTCATTAATGAGGACCGATGAAGGAGAATAACCCGAATAAAAAGTTTTTGTTAAACTATTATTTGCTTGGTCTTCATCTAAAGCATAAACAATCGTTGCTTTTGCAGTAAAGCTTTCCTGCATTTGGAAGTACGAAGAAACAGTAATCAAATCTGTTTGTCCAGCAGCTAGTGTTTGACCTTGAAACTCTTCATAAACTCCAAAGTCCGCTTCGAAAATTACAGTGTACTGATTTGCTTCGAACAAACCGTTATTTGTGATATACATGGATATGGAAATCTCATCACCGAGTTCCGGAAAACTTGGTTGAATGAAAATATCATCTACGAGCAAATCATAATTTTTGGGGATTCTGCTGTTGATAAATCCGGGAGTTCCTCGTTGCGGTGAAATTGAATAATTCCAGTTCGCGGGATCAATGGAACTGCCGTCATAATCTAATCTTTCGATAGAGTGTCCCGCTCGTTTTGAAAATTGATTATTATAAAAAACCGAATCGATTGTTTCATCGAAACGATTATAAATAACAACTCCATCATCAGTATTATTAAGTGTCGCAAAGTTTAATAAAATTACATCTTCTGACAAATTGGGATGATAACCAAAAATCCCCGAGTCTTTCGATAGCACGACAAACTTACCCGGTTCGATGTAAAAATTTTCTCTAATGATTGTTGTAGAAACCGGATTAGTTATCACATCAGATACTTGCCAATCTCTTAAGTTAATAGTGTTAGTCGAGTTGTTATAAAGTTCGATCCATTCGGGTTCGTCATCTTGCGGATTAAACATTATTTCATTTATAATAATAGAAAGCGGTGCCGCTGCAGATGAAACAAATAACAAAGATGAATTATTAGAAAAATCCTGATCAACTTCATAATTAGCTTCAGCGATAAAAAACTTTTCTCCTTCAAAAGATTCAATTCTATAATTGAAATTATATGTCTGCCAATTTCCGGCAATTAAATTTTCTACTTGCAGAGTTTCCAACAAATTAAGTTTATCACCTTCTGTATTTGATTCATAGAGGCTGACAACAAAGGAAGCAATGTTTAGTCCAAGGTTAGCTAGATCAATTGAAAATGTAACCGGTTCGCCAATTATTGGCTGCTGGGGATTGCTGTAAAAATCAATTACAGCCACATCATAATCTTTAGGTGCCGAAGAATTTAATCTGCCCGGAGTCCCGTTGCTGGGATCAGTTGATGTTACCCAATTTGATTGATCGGAAGAATTACCAAAAGGATTAATTCGTTCTAGAGATTTTCCTCCGGTTCCTCCCCAAGTGGATGAGTATTCAAGAGAATCTATAATTCTTGTATAATTATCGAGCAGCATAATTCTATCATCTGAATTATTTAGCGTAGGGAAGGAACGAACAATTACTTGCGATGGAATATCATATAGCTGAGTTATTATGCTGTCGCGCGAAATGACTAGATATGAATCCGGCTGCAATAAAATGTTTTGTGTACTAATCGTTACAGTATCATTTAAATCGGCAATTTTAAAATCCCGCAATTGAAAAGCTGTTGCAGAGGAATTATAGATTTCAATCCACTCCGGATAAGGAGCGGTTGGAGCATACATAAATTCATTAATAACAATTTGATCGCGTTCAACGTTAGGTTTAACAATCTCCTTTTGCAGAAATAGAGAATCATTTGTTGGGTAAGTATCTTCTTGATGATTTATTACCGCAAGCATGCTAATGTTACCGATTGAACTAAAAGTATAATTAAATTCTCTGGATATTTCTTGATTCGATTCAAAATCAATTTCGGTAAACTGTGCAATAATTTCATCTTCGGTAAAAAGTTCATCATTGTTAGAATCGAGATATACATTTAAGTTCGCATCTTGTAGGCTGCTTGTTCCTAAGTTCACTATATTTACTTCGAATGAAGAAATTTCATCTACAAAAAGAAATGAACTAGTTGAATTGAAATATGTAATTGCTAAATCAAATTCTCTCGGTATAACTGAATTAACTTTACCGGGAGTTCCGCCTTTCGGATCAATCGATTCAGACCAATTGCTTTGTAAAGTACTTGGCAAATTAACATCTATTCTTTCCAATGATTTACCGCTTGATCCGCCCCAAGAGCTTGTATAGGATAGTGAATCGATTACAAACATATTTTCGTTCATTAACAGAACGTCATCGCCGGGATTATTTAAAACAGGTAAATTCATTTCAATAATTTTTGATGGGATAGAATAAAAATTTACAATTGAGGAATCCTTAGTCAATACAATATATTCACCCGGTTCAATTATTGTAGGTAATGTTGTTATAACCGAAGAACTTGTCGCATCACCTAATTGCCAGTTAGTTAACAAATAAGAAGTTTCTGATCTATTATAAATCTCAACCCATTCAGGTTGTCCGCTTGAAGGAGCATACATAATTTCATTAATAACTATATCATTATAGTCCGGAGGTGGAGGGAATACAGTGAACTCATAAATTAATTCGTTGTTAGAGTTATCCTCATCTGCACCGAAAACAACCAACCCAATTAACTGAACATTCCCTACATTAAAAGCACCAAGATTGAATTGCTCAACAAGTGAATCACCCGAAGCCAGATTTCCTCTAGTAAATGATTGAATCAATTCTTCGGGCTGAGGAGTTGAGTCATAATTAATATCATTGTACAATCTCACAATAAATGAGTTTGCTGAATTCTGTCCACGATTTTCAACTAACACATTTGCCGTCAGTTCGTTGCTTTCAATAACCGGTTGCGGAGAAATCGTTATCGAACTAAGAGAAAGATCAAATTCTTTTGGTGCAAGAGAATTAACATTACCGGGTGTTGCCCTATTTGAACTGACTGATGTTCCCCAGTTTTCTTGATCATGGCTTGGAGAATCGTATTTAATTCTTTCAAGTGACCGTCCTCCTGTTCCACCCCAAGAACTTTTGAAGGTGAGTGAATCAATAATAGAAGATGTTCCATCAAGTAAAACTGCTCTATCTCCCGGATCATTTAATGCCGGCAAGTTGAACACAATAATTTTAGCATCAATATCAAAATAATCAGAAATGGTTTCATCCTTTGCTAAGACAACAAATTCACCCGGTTCTATAATTATTGGATCGACTGTTATAATTACCGGATCAACTAAGCTTGCATCGGAAAATTTCCAATTTGCTAAACTATAGGAGTTGCTTGATCTATTATAAATTTCAATCCATTCCGGTTCCTCAGAACCGCTAGGGCGTGTGTACATAATTTCATTTATAACAACGGAATTAAAGGGCGGAGGGGGTTGATTAACGTCGAATTCTGCGATTAATTCATTGTTTGTATTGTCTTCATCCGCAGCAAATTCGACAAGTGCAATTAATTGTAAATTTCCGGCAGAAAAAGAACCGATACTAAAGTTTTGTGTAAGTGAATCACCGTCAGCAAGGTTTGTATGGTTAAATGAATTTATTAGTTCACCCGGTTGTGGTGTCGAATCAAAATTTTCATCATTATATAATCTTATCACAAATGTATTTGCTGAATTATTTCCAAGATTTTTTACCTTAACTTGAGAAGTGAGATTTGTGTTTTCAATTAAAGGAAAAGGAGTTACGGTTAAGGAAGTCACAGCCAAATCAAAATCTTTTGGTGCAAGAGAGTTAACATCACCGGGCGTTGCATTGTTTGGACTAACAGACGTTCCCCAATTTGATTGATCATGACTCGGTGAATCATAATCAATTCTTTCTAGTGATCTACCGCTAGTTCCGCCCCAGGAACTAGTATAAGTTAGTGAATCAATTATTAAAGAAGTGCCATCCATTAGTATTGCTTTATCACCAGTATTATTTAGTGCGGGCAGATTGAAAACAATAATGGTAGAATTAATATCAAAAAAATCAGAAACTGTTTCACTTCGTGCTAATACAATAAATTCTCCCGGTGCAATTGTAATTGGATCCACCGTGATATTAACTGTAGTGCCGGCATCTGCAAATTTCCAATTTGCCATATTATAGGTGCTTGGAGATCTATTATATATTTCAATCCATTCCGGTTGACCTGAAGCCGGAGCGTACATAATTTCATTAATAACTACAGAGTTGAAAGGAGGCGGAGGATAATTTACAGTAAACTCCTCAATGAGTTCATTGTTATCGTTGTTTTCATCGGAAGCATAAACAACCAGAGCGATTAGCTGCAACGCTCCGGCAGAAAATGATCCTATATTTAAATTTTGTATTACCGAATCTCCGCTTGCAAGATTACTTAAATTAGCTGAAGCAATTAATTCCCCAGCTTGAGGAGTTAAATCGAAATTTTCATCGTTATAAATTCTTACCGTGTATGTATCGGCAGTATTTTTACCAATATTTTTTACAGTAATATTTGATGTTAGAGTAGTGTTTTCAATCAAGGGAAAAGGAGTTACATTTAATGAAGTAACGGAAAGATCAAAATTCTTGGGTGCAAGAGAGTTGACATCACCGGGTGTCGCATTGTTCGGACTGACAGAAGTTCCCCAATTTGTTTGATCATGACTCGGTGAATCATAATCAATTCTTTCTAGTGATCTACCGCTAGTTCCGCCCCATGAACTTGTGTAGGTTAACGAATCCACAATAAAAGAATTGTTATCCTTCAAAACAGCCCGATCACCAGTATTGTTCAGCGCAGGCAATGAAGTCACTATAATTGTTGAACTTATATCAAAAAAATCTTCTATTGAGGAATTTGCAGAGATAACAATAAATTCATCCGGAGCAATTGTGATCGGATCATTTGTAATTGTTACCTCAGAAACGGCATCGGCAAATTTCCATCCAGCAAGGTTGTAAGTATTCGTAGAACGATTATAGATCTCAATCCATTCCGGTTGACCTGTTGAAGGTGCATACATAATCTCATTTATAATTACAGAATTAAACGGCGGTGGAGGTGGAAGCACATCGAAATTATAAAGCAGTGTATCGTTGAATGCAGCTTCGTCATTAACTAAATCTGCAATACCAATGAGTTGATAATTTCCTTCAGCAAGAGAACCAATGTCAAACTGTTGAATAATTGAATCACCGGAAGCAAGATTGGTTATTGTGAAATCATCAATTAATTCACCGGCTTCGCCAATAGAATTCAAGTTAGCGTCATTATATAGTTTTAAATCAAATGAGGAAGCAGTAAGTGTTCCGTTATTCAATACTTTTACATCTGCGGTTAACAAATCACCTTCAACTGCAGGCGAAGGACTTGTTGTAATGTTTGTAACTGCGACATCTAATTCTGTTGGTGCAACAGAATTCTTAGAGCCGGGTGTTCCGTTTAATACTAATGAATTTGCCCAGTTAGATGAAGTGTTATCGTTATTTAAAATTATTTTTTCATCTGAAATTCCGGCACTGTTATTTGCAGAATATGTATATGTTGAAACTGTATCACCGACTCCGTTGATCAGATAAACTTCTCTATCGGAAGTATTGGCCATCCCGCTGCTTCCGAAAGCATTATCGTCAATTTTTACAATTATTGCCGAACCGGGAATTGAATAGGGAGTATCGTTAGAATCATAGTCACCCTCAACAATAACACCATAACTATTAGGAGCCAATAATGTTGAGCCGCTAAAGACTAATATGAAATCAGAAACACCGGCCACACCAATTTGATAATCAAGCAAGTCTTTTGTTTGAGCTGTCGGATTATATATTTCCACAAACTCATTTCTAGTTCCATTAACACTTGGCGAGAACATAATTTCCGTTAGTATTAAATCAGTCTGTGCAAATAATGAAGTTGTAGATAGAAATAAAATGAGGAATGCTAAGTAGTTTTTTGAAATCACTTTTTGCTCTCAATTTTTTCGAAACTTCTTCAATATAATCAAAATGGAAAAAACAGACACGAACATTAAAAAATTTTGTCGATTATTTAATCTATTTTTGTAAGTAAAATGACCGAAGAAAAACTTACATACAGACAAATACTAATCTTTTGGATACCGTTAGCTGCCACATGGTTAATGATGTCAATCGAAAACCCTATACTTACGGCAATTATTGCGAGAATGGCAGAACCTAAATATAATCTTGCAGCTTACGGTGTTGCTTTCTCTTTTGCTTTGTTAATCGAGTCCCCTGTTATTATGATGATGAGCGCTTCAACGGCACTTGTTAAAGATTATCAATCATATCTAAAACTAAAGAAGTTTACTTACATATTAAATTTCTCTCTAACCGCAATCATGCTGCTGATACTCGTCCCGGTTATCTTTGATTTTATTGCGTACGATTTGATCGCTTTACCGAAAGAAGTTGCCGACTTGACATATATCGCGATGGCTATTCTTGTACCTTGGCCGGGATCAATTGGCTATAGAAGATTCTATCAAGGGATTCTAATCAATTCCAACCAAACAAGAAAAGTAGCGTATGGAACAGTTGTTCGATTAATCTCGATGACCGGAACCGCATTAGTACTTTATTTCTTTTTCGATTTGCATGGCGTAATTGTCGGTGCAAGTGCACTATCAGCCGGAGTAATGATGGAGGCTGTTGCAAGCAAGTTTATGACGAAAAGTATTTTGAATGAATATTTGATTCATGAAAAAGATATAGTCAATGAACTTAGTTTTAAAGAAATATTTGAGTTTTATTATCCTCTTGCATTGACTTCAGTTATTGCGCTCGGCGTTCATCCGATGGTAACATTTTTTCTCGGACAGAGTAGAATGGCATTGGAATCGTTAGCGGTTCTTCCCGTATTAAATGGATTTGTATTTATCTTTAGAGGAATCGGACTTTCTTTTCAAGAAGTTGGTATTGCGTTGCTTGATACAAAAAAGAAATTACACAACTATAAAAAGTTGAGAAATTTTGCGGCATTAGGAGGGACAATCGTTGTTCTCACTTTAGCAATTGTTGCATTCACTCCACTTTCTACTTTTTGGTTTGAAGGTGTTGCCGGTTTAACAATTGATCTTTCAGAATTTTCTATTCCGCCGTTAATGATAATGGCATTAATGCCGGGACTAACATTTTTAATTTCATTTCAAAGATCGGTTTTGGTGAGTTCTAAAAAAACGAAACCAATTACTATTGCAACAATCACAGAAGTATCAAGCATCTTATTAATATTACTTGTTACAATTAAATGGTTAGATTGGGTTGGAGTTATTGCCGCCACTTCTGCTTTTGTGTTGGGAAGACTTGCCGCAAATATTTACTTGATGAAACCGTTTTTAAAAGAAGTTAAACAATATTAATCCGGACAGATAAGTTTAAACCCGCTGCCATGTAAATTTACTATCTCGATTTTACTATCATCCTTTAAGTATCGTCTTAACTTACTGATGTAAACATCCATACTTCTGGATGTAAAATAATTATCATCTTTCCAGATATGTTTTAAAGCAGCCGTTCGATCCAACAATTGATTTCTGTTTATGCAAAGCAGCTTAAGTAATTCAGCTTCTTTGGAAGTCAATTTGATTTCAGAGTTTTTAGAAGCAAGAACTCTTTTGTTATAATCAAATCGAAAGTTGCCAATTATATATTCAGTTCTGTTATCTTCGAAAAGTAAATTAGAATTTTCAACACGCTTTAAAACATTCTTCATCCGCAATAATAACTCTTCTGTGCTGAAGGGTTTAGTTAAATAATCATCTGCACCGATTTTTAATCCTTCAACTCTATCTTCGGTCATTGATTTGGCTGTTAAAAATATTATTGGTGTTGACTTATCATTCAAGCGAATTTTTTTCGCAAGTGAAAATCCGTCTAATTTAGGCATCATAATATCAAGAATTAGCAAGTCATACTTTGTTTGTGAATATTTTTGAAATCCTTCTTCACCGTTTTTTGCCAAGGTTACCTTATAACCCTTCATTGATAAATAATCGGTTAAAACTATTCCAAGATTTTCATCATCTTCAACAAGTAAAATGTTTTTATTCATTATCGACTACCGGTAAAGTGATTGTAAATGTACTTCCGAAATTTACTTTGCTAATCAGTTCAATTTTACCATTATGCGCGGTCACCATTTTTTTAACGTAACTAAGACCAATTCCGTTTCCTTTTACATTATGAATATTTCCGGTAGGTACTCTGTAAAAAGTTTCGAATATTTTTGCTTGATGTTCCTTGGAAATTCCAATACCGTTATCCTTGAACGAAATTAATATTGACGAATTTTTATTTACCGTGCTGATTTCAAGTTTAGGCTTTGCTTCATTATACTTAACGGCATTCTCTAAAATATTTTTAAAAACATTTGAAAGATGAAACTTATCAACTAATGAAAAGCTATTTGCGGCATTAAGGAATAAAGTTACTTCAGCAGAATGCATTTTAAAAAATGTTGAGTTATCCTCGACAACTTTTTCAATTATCGAATGAATGCTTAACTTCTCTAATTTTAGTTT
It contains:
- a CDS encoding two-component regulator propeller domain-containing protein; this translates as MNKITLVFLFIILAIFLTAKNDHVFQNLQVSSFSFEEGISHQTVYNIYKDSKGFLWFGTMYGLVHYMGAHTNVYRHEPNNKNSLSNDDVTKIFEDRDGNFWIATFGGGFNKFDIKKNKFTRYTPSSLNLVDECNGIVWDIKQSENGKILIATDNYGIIVLDQKNGSSIFVNDFENNDEVNGEKKFAINSSGEIFLISKSYTLYKYNDISNSFSKYSFEVLDLDKVRSVYFKNHIAWIYSDGKIIRYDESTHEHEVISDKFPEINSIQNITEIFVDSKNNVWFGSLGIVAVLNYELEQVHIFSSSDTGKNKIHRGAVVSIVEDREGTIWIGSYTGGINKIFSRENVFKSINYNEHDLTKLPGNIVSSILPVNDNELLIGTNAGLSKHNKQNNSFENYFLNKSIFSIKQISETNFLIGTNSGLYLTDNSLNIEKHFTHNPQEENSLTAGPIICLLIDSSNNIWAGTNFGLNKIDKTTDKVIRLTDDPAINNDITGNTILSLYEDAKGYIYAGTYNGLNQYDPKTNTFRIFRNDPEIPNTISNNYVFSYCEDAYGNLWIGTGGGLNKFNRDDGTFELISEQHGLGNSVIFGIVEFNNHLFLSTANGISVLDLESGQINSFTSEHGLHGNMFTARSYSVSGNEIYFGGVNGLSIIDTENYLKSSVTTPIKILSVTSAEENLFPNFAYNEVAKLKSLITQIISGFISLLWILYQRKTSTLNTNSMALIQLGLILTINHLPNMLFFHRGNIN
- a CDS encoding CoA-binding protein, with translation MNPINERIQKFISLKNIAVAGVSRKPATETGNIIYKKFKDNGYNVFAVNPNAVEIEGDKCYPNLKSIPSPVDGVFINTSPSVTMSVLKDCKEAGIKYAWIHSSIGNGSYNSEAERYCNENDIELIPRGCPMMYVGKVDFPHKCLKGVLKLTGKIPFGL
- a CDS encoding lamin tail domain-containing protein, producing the protein MISKNYLAFLILFLSTTSLFAQTDLILTEIMFSPSVNGTRNEFVEIYNPTAQTKDLLDYQIGVAGVSDFILVFSGSTLLAPNSYGVIVEGDYDSNDTPYSIPGSAIIVKIDDNAFGSSGMANTSDREVYLINGVGDTVSTYTYSANNSAGISDEKIILNNDNTSSNWANSLVLNGTPGSKNSVAPTELDVAVTNITTSPSPAVEGDLLTADVKVLNNGTLTASSFDLKLYNDANLNSIGEAGELIDDFTITNLASGDSIIQQFDIGSLAEGNYQLIGIADLVNDEAAFNDTLLYNFDVLPPPPPFNSVIINEIMYAPSTGQPEWIEIYNRSTNTYNLAGWKFADAVSEVTITNDPITIAPDEFIVISANSSIEDFFDISSTIIVTSLPALNNTGDRAVLKDNNSFIVDSLTYTSSWGGTSGRSLERIDYDSPSHDQTNWGTSVSPNNATPGDVNSLAPKNFDLSVTSLNVTPFPLIENTTLTSNITVKNIGKNTADTYTVRIYNDENFDLTPQAGELIASANLSNLASGDSVIQNLNIGSFSAGALQLIALVVYASDENNDNNELIEEFTVNYPPPPFNSVVINEIMYAPASGQPEWIEIYNRSPSTYNMANWKFADAGTTVNITVDPITIAPGEFIVLARSETVSDFFDINSTIIVFNLPALNNTGDKAILMDGTSLIIDSLTYTSSWGGTSGRSLERIDYDSPSHDQSNWGTSVSPNNATPGDVNSLAPKDFDLAVTSLTVTPFPLIENTNLTSQVKVKNLGNNSANTFVIRLYNDENFDSTPQPGELINSFNHTNLADGDSLTQNFSIGSFSAGNLQLIALVEFAADEDNTNNELIAEFDVNQPPPPFNSVVINEIMYTRPSGSEEPEWIEIYNRSSNSYSLANWKFSDASLVDPVIITVDPIIIEPGEFVVLAKDETISDYFDIDAKIIVFNLPALNDPGDRAVLLDGTSSIIDSLTFKSSWGGTGGRSLERIKYDSPSHDQENWGTSVSSNRATPGNVNSLAPKEFDLSLSSITISPQPVIESNELTANVLVENRGQNSANSFIVRLYNDINYDSTPQPEELIQSFTRGNLASGDSLVEQFNLGAFNVGNVQLIGLVVFGADEDNSNNELIYEFTVFPPPPDYNDIVINEIMYAPSSGQPEWVEIYNRSETSYLLTNWQLGDATSSSVITTLPTIIEPGEYIVLTKDSSIVNFYSIPSKIIEMNLPVLNNPGDDVLLMNENMFVIDSLSYTSSWGGSSGKSLERIDVNLPSTLQSNWSESIDPKGGTPGKVNSVIPREFDLAITYFNSTSSFLFVDEISSFEVNIVNLGTSSLQDANLNVYLDSNNDELFTEDEIIAQFTEIDFESNQEISREFNYTFSSIGNISMLAVINHQEDTYPTNDSLFLQKEIVKPNVERDQIVINEFMYAPTAPYPEWIEIYNSSATAFQLRDFKIADLNDTVTISTQNILLQPDSYLVISRDSIITQLYDIPSQVIVRSFPTLNNSDDRIMLLDNYTRIIDSLEYSSTWGGTGGKSLERINPFGNSSDQSNWVTSTDPSNGTPGRLNSSAPKDYDVAVIDFYSNPQQPIIGEPVTFSIDLANLGLNIASFVVSLYESNTEGDKLNLLETLQVENLIAGNWQTYNFNYRIESFEGEKFFIAEANYEVDQDFSNNSSLLFVSSAAAPLSIIINEIMFNPQDDEPEWIELYNNSTNTINLRDWQVSDVITNPVSTTIIRENFYIEPGKFVVLSKDSGIFGYHPNLSEDVILLNFATLNNTDDGVVIYNRFDETIDSVFYNNQFSKRAGHSIERLDYDGSSIDPANWNYSISPQRGTPGFINSRIPKNYDLLVDDIFIQPSFPELGDEISISMYITNNGLFEANQYTVIFEADFGVYEEFQGQTLAAGQTDLITVSSYFQMQESFTAKATIVYALDEDQANNSLTKTFYSGYSPSSVLINEVLYAPTSDGTEWVELINATNTSINIKDWKIAEGSTYNSPRTITDQDITILPGEYIIVADDTSGGKFQPMPGVHIFQVDFGTMNTTEDIVTIFDFRGALIDSLKYFSSWGAGAGISLERISLALPTNDRSNWLPSIMLGGSTPGISNSTVNVTPIDEKKIVINEIMFNPETDNSEFIEFFNTSDEFIEIANWIVADESNNRTNLSRTSFVVSPKSYFIVAGDSSILINYPELSAFNQLIIANRNLSLNNSDDLVIITDAFGNTVDSVHYENSWHNQKTISTRNKSLERINPFLDGNDNNNWSTSVASEGATPGKSNSIFIDNKSSNKTISVTPNPFSPDGDGYEDFVIINYNLPREVTSIQIKVFDSKGRKVRTINEDNIWGSQGSIIFDGYSDDGQPLKIGIYILFIEALNSASGTTDTFKEVVVVAREL